The Candidatus Korarchaeum sp. genome segment GCTCCTCCAGGGAAGGGAGCTGAGATCCCCTCCTTCCGTATATTTCCTTATACGTAAGTACCCAGATTACCTCAGGAAGAATCCGTATTTCAAGGGGTCCTCGGGATCTATGAGGAAAGTGTTCTTAGCTATTATATAAGCGTCCCCACCTACCTCGGGTATGACTGCTTCGTAAGGCCCGTACTTCACTCTCTCAACTATCCTCCCCGTGAACTTCGTATTTATTATGCTCTCGAATACTAGCTCCTCACCCAAGCTAATTTCTTTCCTCGCTAGTAAGAGGGGTAACCTCGCGCTGACCCCTGTCCCGGTGGGGCACCTATCGACCTCGCCCTCAGCGAAGACCGTGACGTGCCTGCTGTGGGACGCTTCATCTTCAGGTGGGCATACGAATATAGTCCCGTATAGGAAGCTGAGATCCCTCTCAAATGGATGCTCTATACTCAGGCTATTCATGACAGCCCTCTTTATCCTCATCCCCACATCTATGAGATCCCTGTACCCCTCGGGGACGCACTTCAATCCCAATTGCTCCGAGTCGACGAAAGCGTAGAAAGCCCCTCCGAACGCGACATCGTACTTCACCCTCCCGATCCCCTCAACTTCCACCTCCTTATCTAGAGCGTAAACGAAGGAAG includes the following:
- a CDS encoding proline racemase family protein, which translates into the protein MEVLAKLGGWEPPAGWLRITTLETHTEGEPLRIITSGIPAIEGRSVLEKRRYFMKNLDHIRRALILEPRGHADMYGAVITEPSLPEAHFGVIFMHNEGYSTGCGHAVIALAKVAVLTGIVDATEPLTEVRIETPSGLVRAYVEVRNGRVGKVRFRNVPSFVYALDKEVEVEGIGRVKYDVAFGGAFYAFVDSEQLGLKCVPEGYRDLIDVGMRIKRAVMNSLSIEHPFERDLSFLYGTIFVCPPEDEASHSRHVTVFAEGEVDRCPTGTGVSARLPLLLARKEISLGEELVFESIINTKFTGRIVERVKYGPYEAVIPEVGGDAYIIAKNTFLIDPEDPLKYGFFLR